In the Flavobacterium acetivorans genome, one interval contains:
- a CDS encoding GH3 auxin-responsive promoter family protein yields MSIKSVAAKLFAKKIHTKTQAWATKPVASQKAVFLDLIKQAKQTQFGIDHHFDQIKTYEDFAKRVPIRDYEDLKPYVERVVKGEENILWKGKPLYFAKTSGTTSGAKYIPLTKESMPYHIEAARNAILLYIHETGKADFVDGKMIFLQGSPILEEKNGIQFGRLSGIVAHFVPKYLQKNRMPSFETNCIEDWETKIDAIVEETYHENMAVISGIPSWVQMYFERLQQKGGKSIGEIFKNFNLFIYGGVNYEPYRAKFENLIGRKVDSIELFPASEGFFAYQDSQKEKGMLLLLNAGIFYEFVKSDEFFTENPRRYTIGEVELNVNYVLIISTNAGLWGYNIGDTVQFTSLKPYRIIVSGRIKHYISAFGEHVIGKEVECALQEAMLGTDIRVNEFTVAPQITPVEGLPYHEWFIEFENEPKDRGTFAKALDNAMRKQNVYYDDLIAGKVLQQLVITKVAKNGFQDYMKSIGKLGGQNKIPRLSNDRKIVDLLKTN; encoded by the coding sequence ATGTCAATAAAATCCGTTGCGGCAAAATTATTTGCCAAAAAAATACATACGAAAACCCAGGCTTGGGCTACTAAACCTGTTGCAAGTCAAAAAGCAGTTTTCCTTGACTTAATAAAGCAGGCCAAACAAACACAATTTGGTATTGACCATCATTTTGACCAGATAAAAACATACGAAGATTTTGCAAAACGGGTTCCAATAAGGGACTATGAAGATCTAAAGCCGTATGTAGAAAGAGTGGTAAAAGGAGAGGAGAATATCTTATGGAAAGGAAAACCACTTTATTTTGCCAAGACTTCGGGAACTACATCTGGTGCCAAATACATTCCGCTCACCAAGGAATCAATGCCTTATCATATTGAAGCCGCGCGAAATGCTATTTTGCTTTATATCCATGAAACAGGAAAAGCGGATTTTGTTGACGGTAAGATGATTTTCTTACAAGGAAGTCCAATTTTAGAAGAAAAAAACGGAATACAATTTGGAAGATTATCGGGTATTGTGGCTCATTTTGTTCCTAAATATTTACAAAAAAACCGCATGCCTTCTTTTGAAACCAATTGTATCGAGGATTGGGAAACCAAAATTGATGCAATAGTCGAAGAGACTTACCATGAAAATATGGCAGTAATTTCCGGAATTCCATCTTGGGTTCAAATGTATTTTGAGCGATTACAGCAAAAGGGAGGGAAAAGCATAGGAGAAATTTTTAAGAATTTCAATCTGTTTATTTATGGAGGAGTGAATTACGAACCTTACAGAGCAAAATTTGAAAATTTAATAGGAAGAAAGGTTGACAGCATCGAGTTATTCCCGGCTTCGGAAGGTTTTTTTGCCTATCAGGATTCTCAAAAGGAAAAAGGAATGCTGCTCTTACTCAATGCCGGTATTTTCTATGAATTTGTGAAAAGTGACGAGTTTTTTACCGAAAATCCAAGACGGTATACCATTGGCGAAGTGGAATTAAATGTAAATTATGTGTTGATTATTTCTACCAATGCGGGACTTTGGGGTTACAATATTGGCGACACGGTTCAGTTTACCTCATTAAAACCATATCGAATAATTGTATCGGGAAGGATCAAACATTATATTTCGGCTTTTGGAGAACATGTAATCGGCAAGGAGGTAGAATGTGCTTTACAGGAAGCGATGCTGGGAACTGATATTCGGGTAAATGAGTTTACAGTAGCGCCTCAAATCACACCAGTAGAAGGATTGCCGTACCATGAATGGTTTATCGAATTTGAAAACGAACCTAAAGACAGAGGTACTTTTGCGAAAGCCTTAGACAACGCCATGCGCAAACAAAATGTCTATTATGACGATTTGATTGCCGGAAAAGTATTGCAGCAACTAGTAATTACAAAGGTTGCGAAAAATGGTTTTCAGGATTATATGAAATCCATCGGGAAATTGGGCGGTCAAAATAAAATCCCAAGATTGTCTAATGATAGGAAGATTGTGGATTTGTTAAAGACAAACTAA
- a CDS encoding peptidase has translation MSGKRLKRKKIHSKLFTKNRLVILNEDTFEETFSLRLTLMNVFVVASIGAILLILITTFIIAFTPLREFIPGYSSSKLKRDATELALKSDSLTTALKKNEAYILSIQKVLNGELEYAKFNKDSILDSTDAQPPHVDLKASKEELELRDEVAKEEKKAQSVPSKEIKKKSK, from the coding sequence ATGTCAGGAAAAAGATTAAAAAGAAAAAAAATCCACAGTAAATTATTCACAAAAAACCGCTTGGTTATTTTGAATGAAGATACTTTTGAAGAAACTTTTTCTTTAAGACTAACCTTAATGAATGTTTTTGTGGTGGCCTCCATAGGTGCAATTTTATTAATTTTAATAACCACTTTTATCATAGCCTTTACGCCTTTGCGTGAATTTATTCCGGGATATTCCTCTTCTAAATTAAAAAGAGATGCTACGGAATTAGCTTTAAAATCAGATTCCTTGACAACGGCATTGAAAAAAAATGAAGCTTATATTTTATCTATCCAAAAAGTACTCAACGGAGAACTGGAATATGCTAAATTTAATAAAGATTCGATTTTGGATTCTACTGATGCACAGCCACCTCATGTTGATTTAAAAGCATCCAAAGAGGAATTGGAATTAAGGGACGAAGTAGCAAAAGAGGAAAAAAAGGCGCAATCAGTTCCTTCAAAAGAGATTAAGAAAAAGTCCAAATAG
- the tatA gene encoding twin-arginine translocase TatA/TatE family subunit, protein MGRFGVTEILVILAVVLLLFGGKKIPELMKGLGSGIKEFKNAAKEDQPADKKEESENEKK, encoded by the coding sequence ATGGGAAGATTTGGAGTTACAGAAATCCTAGTTATTTTAGCAGTAGTTTTATTACTTTTTGGAGGTAAAAAAATTCCAGAATTAATGAAAGGTTTAGGAAGCGGAATTAAAGAATTCAAAAATGCCGCCAAAGAAGATCAGCCTGCTGATAAAAAAGAAGAAAGCGAAAACGAAAAAAAATAA
- a CDS encoding porin family protein, giving the protein MKKILLVVALASFGFTNAQVKEKGVIEITPKIGTSSFSEYNEENNSTEFNSGVELGATVDYYFNNRWSLRSGLIFDKMGGKYDVGDPFLWEDQLNYLSIPVNANWHFGSTRKWNLNFGLAPSFLMSAKLKENGYTSDIPSSEIKSFQLGFTFGIGYKIGITEKFGILIDAQWFNGLTNINKTNSSEITNGGYSFNLGGVIQL; this is encoded by the coding sequence ATGAAAAAAATATTATTAGTAGTTGCTTTAGCTTCATTTGGTTTTACTAATGCACAAGTAAAAGAAAAAGGGGTAATTGAAATTACACCAAAAATTGGAACTTCAAGCTTTTCAGAATACAATGAAGAAAATAATTCTACTGAATTTAATTCAGGAGTAGAATTAGGAGCAACAGTTGATTATTATTTTAATAACAGATGGAGTTTGCGTTCTGGATTAATTTTTGATAAAATGGGAGGTAAATATGATGTTGGTGATCCTTTTTTATGGGAAGATCAATTAAATTATTTAAGTATTCCTGTCAATGCCAACTGGCACTTTGGTAGCACTAGAAAATGGAACTTAAATTTTGGATTAGCTCCTTCATTTTTAATGAGTGCAAAATTAAAAGAAAATGGATATACTAGTGATATTCCCAGTAGTGAAATAAAATCTTTCCAATTAGGTTTCACTTTTGGGATTGGTTATAAAATAGGAATTACCGAAAAATTTGGGATTTTAATAGATGCACAATGGTTTAATGGTTTAACAAATATTAATAAAACCAATAGTTCAGAAATAACAAATGGAGGTTATAGCTTTAATTTAGGTGGCGTTATTCAGCTATAA
- a CDS encoding Tex family protein yields MTNIDFIKKAVATAAINIQKTVELLQEDCTIPFISRYRKDTTGNLDEVQIEQIAKLQKEYEVIVKRKEAILKSIEEQKQLTPELEKKIQQSFDLQEIEDFYLPFKKKKKTKADVARENGLEPLAKIIMAQGKDDVDFLATKYLNKNVINEDAALQGARDIIAEWINENIYVRKQLRRLYERKATITTKVVKSKKDEEAAQKFNQYFDWSEPLTKTPSHRLLAMLRAENEGFIKFKVEVDIDEAYDIIDELVLKGQSPATPHVQLAIEDSFKRLLNPAISNETLQEAKAKADANSIQVFANNLGQLLLAPPLGEKRILAIDPGFRSGCKVVCLDEKGDLLYNETIYPHAPQNESAMAMKKIRSMVNSYKIDAISIGNGTASRETEFFIKKIAFDKPVQVFIVSEAGASVYSASKIAREEFPNYDVTVRGSVSIGRRLSDPLAELVKIDPKAIGVGQYQHDVDQNKLKEELDNTVIRCVNSVGININTASKHLLSYVSGIGEKLAENIVNYRSENGPFENRKQLKKVPRLGEKAYQQGAAFIRISNAKNPLDNSAVHPEAYGIVEKMAKDLKLSVDDLIANKERTALIKAENYVTPEIGLLTLKDIIKELEKPGLDPRKSAKVFEFDPNVKSIKDVKSGMILPGIVNNITNFGCFVDIGIKESGLVHISQLKAGFVSDVNEVVKLHQHVEVKVTEVDEDRKRIQLTMIL; encoded by the coding sequence ATGACAAATATAGATTTCATAAAAAAAGCGGTTGCAACAGCAGCTATAAACATTCAAAAAACAGTTGAACTTTTACAAGAAGATTGCACCATTCCGTTTATTTCTCGTTATCGAAAAGATACAACTGGAAATCTGGATGAAGTTCAAATTGAGCAAATTGCTAAACTTCAAAAAGAATATGAAGTAATCGTAAAACGTAAAGAAGCTATTCTCAAATCAATTGAAGAACAAAAACAATTAACGCCAGAATTAGAGAAAAAAATCCAACAAAGTTTTGATTTACAAGAAATTGAAGATTTTTACCTGCCTTTCAAAAAGAAGAAAAAAACAAAAGCCGATGTGGCTCGTGAAAACGGTTTAGAACCTTTGGCAAAAATCATCATGGCGCAAGGAAAAGACGATGTTGATTTCTTAGCTACGAAATATTTGAATAAAAATGTTATTAATGAAGACGCCGCTTTGCAAGGAGCTCGGGATATTATAGCCGAATGGATTAACGAAAATATTTATGTTCGCAAACAATTGCGTCGTTTGTACGAACGTAAAGCAACCATTACAACTAAGGTTGTAAAAAGCAAAAAAGACGAAGAAGCGGCCCAAAAATTCAATCAATATTTTGATTGGTCAGAACCCTTGACCAAAACGCCTTCACACAGATTATTGGCAATGCTTCGCGCCGAAAATGAAGGTTTTATCAAGTTCAAGGTCGAAGTGGATATTGACGAAGCTTATGATATTATTGATGAATTGGTGTTAAAAGGACAAAGCCCGGCCACACCACATGTGCAATTGGCAATCGAAGACAGTTTCAAACGATTGTTAAATCCGGCAATTTCTAATGAAACCTTGCAGGAAGCCAAAGCCAAAGCAGATGCCAATTCTATTCAGGTTTTTGCCAATAATTTAGGTCAGCTTTTATTAGCACCGCCTTTGGGCGAAAAACGAATTTTGGCGATTGATCCCGGTTTTAGATCCGGTTGTAAAGTGGTTTGCCTGGATGAAAAAGGAGATTTGTTGTACAATGAAACCATTTATCCGCATGCGCCACAAAATGAAAGCGCTATGGCAATGAAAAAAATCCGTTCGATGGTCAATTCTTATAAAATTGATGCGATTTCGATAGGAAACGGAACTGCTTCAAGAGAAACGGAATTCTTTATCAAAAAAATTGCTTTTGATAAACCAGTGCAAGTATTTATAGTTTCTGAAGCTGGAGCCTCGGTTTATTCGGCATCTAAGATTGCGAGAGAGGAATTTCCAAATTATGATGTAACCGTTCGCGGTTCGGTTTCAATTGGTCGAAGATTGTCAGATCCTTTGGCCGAATTGGTAAAAATTGATCCTAAAGCCATTGGCGTAGGCCAATACCAGCATGATGTAGATCAGAATAAATTGAAAGAAGAATTAGACAATACGGTGATTCGTTGCGTGAACTCGGTTGGAATTAATATCAACACAGCAAGTAAACATTTGTTGAGTTATGTGAGTGGAATAGGAGAGAAGTTGGCCGAAAATATTGTGAATTACCGTTCAGAAAACGGTCCATTTGAAAATAGAAAACAGCTTAAAAAAGTGCCTCGTTTGGGCGAAAAAGCCTATCAGCAAGGAGCGGCTTTTATCCGAATTTCGAATGCCAAAAATCCGTTGGACAATTCCGCTGTACATCCCGAAGCCTATGGAATTGTAGAAAAAATGGCCAAAGATTTAAAGCTTTCGGTTGATGATTTGATTGCCAACAAGGAGAGAACGGCTTTAATAAAAGCAGAAAATTATGTAACGCCCGAAATAGGTTTATTAACTCTAAAAGACATTATAAAAGAGCTCGAAAAACCAGGATTAGATCCTAGAAAATCAGCCAAAGTGTTTGAATTTGATCCCAATGTAAAATCGATCAAAGATGTAAAATCAGGGATGATTCTCCCGGGAATTGTCAATAACATCACTAATTTTGGTTGTTTTGTAGATATCGGAATCAAAGAAAGCGGGCTGGTTCACATTTCCCAGCTCAAAGCCGGTTTTGTTTCGGATGTAAATGAAGTGGTAAAATTGCACCAACACGTAGAAGTAAAAGTCACCGAAGTGGATGAGGACAGAAAACGAATTCAATTGACGATGATTTTGTAA
- a CDS encoding DUF1294 domain-containing protein has translation MILFYVFLGLNLFTFLIIGYDKYLAKRNKRRIPEKTLLSLVFFGGTVGSGLGMLIFRHKTAKRSYLLKFFGIVIFQIVILYTFFIQK, from the coding sequence ATGATTTTATTCTACGTTTTTTTAGGACTTAATTTATTCACTTTTTTAATTATTGGCTACGACAAATATTTAGCCAAAAGAAATAAAAGAAGAATTCCAGAGAAAACACTTTTAAGCTTAGTCTTTTTTGGTGGGACAGTTGGTTCAGGATTAGGAATGCTGATTTTTAGACATAAAACAGCAAAAAGAAGCTATTTATTGAAGTTTTTTGGAATTGTTATATTTCAAATTGTAATTCTATATACTTTTTTTATACAGAAATAA
- the rpiB gene encoding ribose 5-phosphate isomerase B, protein MKISIGNDHAGPEYKKAIVEMLIEKGHEVTNYGTDTTDSVDYPDFAHPVATDVSEGKADYGIVICGSGNGIAMTVNKHQKVRAGLCWTKEIAELTRLHNNANIVSIPARFTSIQQAVEIVETFLNTAFEGGRHQNRVDKISC, encoded by the coding sequence ATGAAAATCTCAATAGGAAACGATCACGCAGGACCGGAGTATAAAAAAGCCATTGTTGAAATGTTAATAGAAAAAGGCCACGAAGTAACTAATTATGGAACTGACACAACTGATAGCGTAGATTATCCTGATTTTGCACATCCGGTTGCAACAGATGTTTCTGAAGGAAAGGCTGATTATGGTATTGTTATTTGCGGAAGCGGAAACGGAATTGCTATGACGGTTAATAAACATCAAAAAGTAAGAGCAGGTTTGTGTTGGACAAAAGAAATTGCTGAGTTGACAAGATTACATAATAATGCAAACATTGTTAGTATTCCAGCTCGTTTTACTTCAATTCAACAAGCAGTTGAAATAGTAGAAACTTTTTTAAATACTGCATTTGAAGGAGGAAGACATCAAAATAGAGTTGACAAGATTTCTTGCTAA
- a CDS encoding DUF2007 domain-containing protein has product MEAFITIAIFDYIHEIEILKHRLDQEGLQYYFENEIMSSIVPMYSTALGGIKLKIHPNDVETVKTILQEMKYGNNLKIV; this is encoded by the coding sequence ATGGAAGCCTTTATAACCATTGCTATTTTTGATTACATCCATGAAATCGAAATTCTAAAACACCGATTGGATCAGGAAGGACTGCAGTATTATTTTGAAAACGAAATAATGTCCTCCATCGTTCCCATGTACTCAACTGCCTTGGGAGGAATCAAACTCAAGATTCATCCTAACGACGTTGAAACTGTCAAGACAATTCTTCAAGAAATGAAATACGGTAACAATTTAAAAATTGTTTGA
- the rnr gene encoding ribonuclease R gives MGKRLRKPVKKEKDFSEKIIKILSQNANKAFNYKQIGAKLELDDTQSRNQIIKDLKILAAQKKIIESEPGKYLIKAVSKDYYEGKIDMTGRKTAYFVCADLEEDVFIPTNNLNHALDKDTVKVYVYNRRKGKRPEGEVIEVIERHKTDFVGVIDIQKNFSFVSTANPKMYTDIFIPKDKIGEAEQGDVVLVHIEDWPARADSPFGKVIKVLGKPGEHDTEIHAILAEYGLPAEFPIEVETFAQKIDTSIQESEIAKRRDMRDTLTFTIDPKDAKDFDDALSFKKLENGNYEIGIHIADVSYYLEEGTILDDEAYQRATSVYLVDRVVPMLPEVLSNFACSLRPNEEKYTFSAVFEITDKCEVINQWFGRTVIYSNQRFAYEEAQYIIETKDDVIPEEISITGSSYKVSEEIVSATLKMDELAKIFRRKRMNEGAISFDKVEVKFNLNEEGEPEGVYFKVSKDANHLIEEFMLLANRKVAEYIGKQKKTFIYRIHDEPNEDKLIAMQTVIAKFGYKIDFRNKGDISKSLNALMEEVNGKKEQNLIDTLAIRSMSKAKYSTDNIGHYGLAFDYYSHFTSPIRRYPDVMVHRLLQFYLDGAKSADEELYETKCLHCSTMEGLATNAERDSIKYMQVKYMQDHQDQEFLGVISGVTEWGIYVEIIENKCEGMVRIRDIKDDYYTFDEKQYALVGATSNKLLQLGDEIFVKVKNADLVKKQLDFNFLRRIEETIK, from the coding sequence ATGGGAAAAAGATTAAGAAAGCCGGTAAAAAAAGAGAAAGATTTCTCTGAAAAAATTATAAAAATATTATCGCAAAATGCCAATAAAGCATTCAATTATAAGCAAATAGGAGCAAAGTTAGAGCTCGACGATACCCAAAGCAGAAACCAGATTATCAAAGATTTGAAGATTTTGGCTGCACAAAAAAAAATTATTGAATCCGAACCCGGAAAATATTTAATAAAAGCAGTAAGCAAAGATTATTACGAAGGAAAAATTGATATGACAGGCCGTAAAACGGCTTATTTTGTTTGCGCTGATTTAGAAGAAGATGTTTTTATTCCGACCAATAATTTAAATCATGCTTTAGATAAAGATACCGTAAAAGTATATGTTTACAATCGCAGAAAGGGGAAAAGACCGGAAGGCGAAGTTATTGAAGTGATCGAAAGACATAAAACGGACTTTGTTGGAGTAATTGATATTCAGAAGAATTTTTCTTTTGTGTCAACAGCCAATCCAAAAATGTATACCGATATTTTTATTCCAAAAGACAAAATAGGCGAGGCAGAGCAAGGAGATGTGGTTTTGGTTCATATTGAAGATTGGCCTGCAAGAGCCGATAGTCCTTTTGGAAAAGTGATAAAAGTATTAGGAAAACCGGGAGAACATGATACTGAAATTCATGCTATTTTGGCCGAATATGGTTTGCCCGCTGAGTTTCCTATTGAAGTAGAAACTTTTGCACAAAAAATTGATACTTCGATTCAGGAAAGCGAGATTGCAAAGCGTCGTGATATGCGTGATACTTTGACATTTACTATTGACCCAAAAGATGCTAAGGATTTTGATGATGCCTTATCATTTAAAAAGTTAGAAAATGGAAATTACGAAATTGGTATTCATATTGCCGATGTTTCTTACTATCTGGAAGAAGGAACCATCTTAGATGATGAAGCTTATCAAAGAGCTACTTCGGTTTATCTTGTAGATAGGGTAGTACCCATGTTACCCGAAGTTTTATCCAATTTTGCCTGTTCATTGCGTCCAAATGAAGAAAAATATACCTTCTCGGCTGTATTTGAAATTACCGATAAATGTGAAGTTATCAACCAATGGTTTGGAAGAACCGTGATTTATTCCAATCAGCGATTTGCTTATGAAGAAGCGCAATACATCATCGAGACAAAAGACGATGTAATTCCGGAAGAAATTTCGATAACGGGATCTTCCTATAAAGTTTCGGAAGAAATTGTCTCTGCGACTCTAAAAATGGATGAATTAGCCAAGATTTTCAGACGAAAAAGAATGAATGAAGGAGCTATTTCTTTTGATAAAGTAGAAGTAAAATTCAACTTGAATGAAGAAGGAGAACCAGAAGGCGTTTATTTTAAAGTATCAAAAGATGCCAATCATTTGATTGAAGAATTCATGCTTTTGGCCAATAGAAAAGTGGCAGAATACATTGGAAAACAAAAGAAAACTTTTATTTATAGAATTCACGATGAACCCAATGAAGATAAATTAATCGCCATGCAAACGGTGATTGCTAAATTTGGTTATAAAATTGATTTTAGAAATAAAGGCGATATTTCCAAATCATTGAATGCTTTGATGGAAGAAGTAAACGGTAAAAAAGAGCAAAATCTAATTGATACTTTGGCCATTAGAAGTATGAGTAAGGCCAAATATTCTACGGATAATATTGGTCATTACGGATTGGCTTTTGATTATTATTCGCATTTTACTTCGCCAATTCGTCGTTATCCTGACGTTATGGTACACCGTTTGTTACAGTTTTATTTAGATGGAGCAAAGTCTGCTGATGAAGAGTTGTATGAAACGAAGTGTTTACATTGTTCCACAATGGAAGGTTTAGCTACAAATGCCGAACGTGATTCGATTAAATACATGCAGGTAAAATACATGCAAGATCATCAGGATCAGGAGTTTTTGGGTGTAATTTCGGGCGTGACCGAATGGGGAATTTATGTAGAAATCATTGAAAATAAATGTGAAGGTATGGTTCGTATTCGAGATATAAAAGATGATTATTATACTTTCGATGAAAAACAATATGCTTTGGTAGGAGCAACTTCAAACAAGTTATTACAATTAGGAGATGAAATTTTCGTTAAAGTTAAAAACGCTGATTTAGTTAAAAAACAATTGGATTTTAATTTTTTGAGAAGAATAGAAGAAACAATAAAATAA
- a CDS encoding head GIN domain-containing protein: MKKVVVVAFAIVSQITFAQVTKKIGDFNQLKVYDKLKVELIESSENKVVISGKRENEVEVVNKNGELKLRMPFPKLLSGEDISIKLYFKSIDGITASEGSYISSDAVFKQTILDLSAKEGSEIYLELDTQKANVKAVTGGIIELIGKAINQDVSIMSGGSLRSKGLKTSQTTITVSAGGNAEINASVLVDAKVKAGGSIFIYGKPKQINQQTILGGTIIEKE, from the coding sequence ATGAAAAAAGTAGTAGTAGTTGCATTTGCAATCGTTTCACAAATTACATTTGCACAAGTAACTAAAAAAATAGGCGATTTTAATCAATTGAAAGTCTATGATAAATTAAAAGTTGAATTAATAGAATCTTCGGAGAATAAAGTAGTTATAAGCGGTAAAAGGGAAAATGAAGTAGAGGTAGTAAATAAAAATGGCGAATTAAAATTAAGAATGCCATTTCCTAAATTGTTATCCGGAGAAGATATAAGTATTAAATTGTATTTTAAAAGTATTGATGGAATTACGGCAAGCGAGGGTTCTTATATATCAAGCGATGCTGTTTTTAAACAAACAATTTTAGATTTAAGTGCAAAAGAAGGTTCAGAAATTTATTTAGAACTAGACACTCAAAAAGCGAATGTAAAAGCGGTGACTGGCGGAATCATTGAATTAATAGGGAAGGCTATAAATCAAGATGTAAGTATTATGTCAGGCGGAAGCTTAAGATCAAAAGGATTAAAGACTTCACAAACAACTATTACTGTTTCTGCTGGAGGAAATGCCGAAATTAATGCTTCAGTATTAGTTGATGCAAAAGTGAAAGCTGGAGGATCTATTTTTATTTATGGAAAACCGAAACAAATCAATCAACAAACAATTTTAGGCGGAACAATTATAGAAAAAGAATAA
- a CDS encoding LysE family translocator — MINDILSGIPWGIFLSFMIGPVFFILLETSIIKGFRAALVFDLGVVLGDIIFIAIAYLGSFRLIQSLKDKPALFIFGGILMLAYGVISFIGLRKEKKINTKEIDSEIIKKNYLSLFIKGLFLNIINIGVLGFWLAIIISVGPKLEMQTSRMFTFFSTVIITYLLIDCLKIVLAKQLKTKMTPSNILKIKKGISIVLMVFGTVLITQGWFPKEKEMVKKAFEKIE, encoded by the coding sequence ATGATAAACGATATTTTATCTGGTATTCCTTGGGGAATATTTTTAAGTTTTATGATAGGTCCGGTTTTCTTTATTTTACTTGAAACAAGTATTATAAAGGGATTTAGAGCAGCTTTAGTTTTTGATTTAGGAGTTGTTTTAGGGGATATTATTTTTATTGCAATTGCTTATTTAGGGAGTTTTAGATTAATACAAAGTTTAAAAGACAAACCGGCACTTTTTATTTTTGGCGGAATATTGATGTTAGCTTATGGTGTAATTTCTTTTATAGGATTAAGAAAGGAAAAAAAAATAAACACTAAAGAGATCGATAGTGAAATTATCAAGAAAAATTACCTTAGTCTTTTTATAAAAGGTTTATTTTTAAACATCATTAATATTGGTGTTTTAGGTTTTTGGTTGGCAATTATTATATCGGTAGGACCAAAATTAGAGATGCAAACTTCCAGAATGTTTACTTTTTTTAGCACTGTAATCATTACATATTTATTGATCGATTGTCTTAAAATAGTATTAGCTAAACAGCTAAAAACTAAAATGACTCCTTCTAATATTTTAAAAATTAAAAAAGGAATCAGTATTGTTTTGATGGTTTTTGGAACTGTGTTGATCACTCAAGGTTGGTTTCCAAAAGAAAAAGAAATGGTGAAAAAAGCATTTGAAAAAATAGAATAA
- the folB gene encoding dihydroneopterin aldolase, protein MGTIKLKNIRTYSYHGCLLEEGKIGSDYSVDLEIKTDLRKSCLSDNLHDTVDYVLLNKIVEEEMAIRSHLLEHVAHRIIKRIFDEIPTVSRILVGVSKLNPPIGGDVEAVTIELEEYRS, encoded by the coding sequence ATGGGAACTATAAAATTAAAAAATATCCGCACTTATTCTTATCATGGATGTTTACTAGAAGAAGGAAAAATTGGTTCTGATTATTCAGTAGACTTAGAAATTAAAACCGATTTGAGAAAATCTTGTTTATCAGATAATTTACATGATACGGTTGATTATGTGCTTTTGAATAAAATTGTAGAGGAAGAAATGGCTATTCGTTCCCATTTATTAGAACATGTCGCACATCGTATCATTAAAAGGATCTTTGATGAAATTCCTACAGTTTCCAGAATCCTCGTTGGTGTTTCAAAACTAAATCCTCCTATTGGAGGTGATGTTGAAGCAGTTACTATCGAATTGGAAGAATATAGAAGTTAA